From Corticium candelabrum chromosome 13, ooCorCand1.1, whole genome shotgun sequence, a single genomic window includes:
- the LOC134188794 gene encoding uncharacterized protein LOC134188794 isoform X1 has translation MSYLLAAKESDGLPIAVVAGGAAGGVVVLIVFLIIIIVTCYRRKQSFALDEDKQRSPVASATTIDNPTYWTETKNRERLKQSHVDSSGQTAASSLCENINKPTAIVSPVQRPTATGDDGIRKEDQYDVLDRKMDDEVIVTKHDSLGERYSTLENRKYSVCDRKTEEIPVTTEGVPLEGYSVVKRMSDKRQKNADSSRLDGQYEEAVISGGYELVGSANNPSSNVQTQNDLEEDTPYAVPDKPKQAVSARLSASSTDGRQFEVTAKKPKQLAQRLSTTSASEPYEEVVQSGSNIEENPYSLPSEHKTKARKNTVSPKTEYSYAKPDSKRATTVESDRLVIAEVTTTKQDDEEIPPGNSENPYAAPEEVKHKNARSVTLPSEYSYARPNVKREMKISGSRLVTGSATMTAQQDDTDSKPNDENDENPYALPDENKTRTTHNAPPSLPPPNAQDSRTQPEQHDQSNADRSAGKSHSSISPSQFTAVKDTYAVANKQSKKKQSTVSHMSVGDSEYAVANIQAKKKQSTVSHMSVGDSEYAVANIQAKKKQSTVSHMSVGDSEYAVSSKLPSGSPKSNRKSAVASKPKHYQTEGTEYTVSAKSQSLPRDAMDATASSVQKKGKSDVKYTDVEIIPPKTKRHVTSEENVEYATIDHTKH, from the exons ATGAGTTATCTACTAGCTGCAAAAGAGTCTGACGGTCTACCAATTGCAGTAGTTGCTGGTGGAGCTGCAGGTGGAGTCGTCGTTCTCATTGTCTTTCTAATCATTATCATCGTCACTTGCTATCGACGTAAACAAA GTTTTGCACTCGATGAAGATAAGCAACGGTCTCCAGTAGCAAGTGCTACCACAATCGACAATCCCACCTACTGGACAGAAACAAAAAATAGAGAAAGACTGAAACAAAGTCATGTTGACAGCAGTGGACAAACAGCTGCATCCTCATTATGCGAAAATATTAACAAACCGACGGCTATTGTTTCACCCGTGCAACGCCCCACTGCGACCGGAGATGACGGTATAAGAAAAGAAGACCAGTATGATGTGTTGGACCGAAAAATGGATGATGAAGTGATTGTTACAAAACATGACAGTCTAGGCGAACGTTACTCAACGCTAGAAAACAGAaaatacagtgtgtgtgacCGAAAGACGGAAGAAATTCCTGTTACAACAGAAGGCGTTCCATTAGAGGGTTACTCTGTAGTTAAGCGAATGTCGGACAAGAGGCAGAAGAATGCTGATAGCAGTCGTTTAGATGGTCAATATGAAGAAGCAGTGATAAGTG GAGGTTACGAACTCGTAGGCAGTGCAAACAATCCTTCATCAAACGTCCAAACACAAAACGATCTCGAAGAAGATACCCCGTACGCAGTACCAGACAAACCGAAACAAGCAGTAAGTGCGCGTTTGTCTGCGTCTTCGACGGATGGTAGGCAATTTGAAGTTACCGCCAAAAAACCAAAACAGCTCGCACAACGTTTGTCTACAACATCTGCAAGTGAACCATATGAAGAAGTCGTGCAGTCAGGTAGCAATATAGAAGAAAATCCTTACTCTCTACCGAGTGAGCACAAAACTAAGGCTCGTAAGAATACCGTGTCACCAAAAACTGAGTATTCCTACGCCAAGCCTGATTCTAAACGAGCAACGACGGTCGAGAGTGACCGCTTAGTGATAGCAGAAGTTAcgacaacaaaacaagacgATGAAGAAATACCACCAGGAAATAGTGAAAATCCCTACGCTGCACCAGAGGAAGTAAAGCACAAGAACGCCAGAAGTGTTACACTCCCCAGTGAGTACTCCTATGCGAGGCCCAACGTCAAGAGAGAAATGAAGATATCAGGTAGCCGTTTGGTGACCGGATCAGCAACAATGACGGCACAACAAGACGACACGGACAGCAAACCAAATGACGAGAACGATGAGAATCCATATGCTCTACCAGATGAGAACAAAACGAGGACGACTCACAATGCTCCTCCATCACTACCTCCACCAAATGCACAAGATTCTCGCACCCAACCAGAACAACACGATCAGTCCAACGCAGACAGATCTGCTGGTAAAAGTCATTCATCTATCTCTCCCAGCCAATTCACTGCAGTAAAAGACACATACGCTGTTGCCAATAAACAATCTAAGAAGAAACAGTCGACCGTGTCACACATGTCAGTTGGTGACAGTGAATACGCTGTTGCCAACATACAAGCAAAAAAGAAACAGTCGACAGTCTCACATATGTCGGTTGGTGACAGTGAATACGCTGTTGCCAACATACAAGCCAAGAAAAAACAATCAACAGTCTCACATATGTCAGTTGGTGACAGTGAATATGCTGTATCGAGCAAGCTACCATCGGGAAGTCCAAAATCAAACCGAAAATCTGCAGTCGCATCCAAACCAAAGCATTACCAGACGGAAGGGACTGAATATACTGTATCCGCAAAGTCTCAATCTTTGCCTCGCGATGCGATGGATGCAACTGCTTCATCGGTTCAAAAGAAAGGA AAGTCTGACGTGAAGTATACAGACGTGGAGATTATACCGCCGAAAACGAAGCGACACGTGACGTCTGAAGAAAACGTGGAGTACGCCACTATTGACCATACCAAGCACTGA
- the LOC134188794 gene encoding uncharacterized protein LOC134188794 isoform X2: protein MSYLLAAKESDGLPIAVVAGGAAGGVVVLIVFLIIIIVTCYRRFALDEDKQRSPVASATTIDNPTYWTETKNRERLKQSHVDSSGQTAASSLCENINKPTAIVSPVQRPTATGDDGIRKEDQYDVLDRKMDDEVIVTKHDSLGERYSTLENRKYSVCDRKTEEIPVTTEGVPLEGYSVVKRMSDKRQKNADSSRLDGQYEEAVISGGYELVGSANNPSSNVQTQNDLEEDTPYAVPDKPKQAVSARLSASSTDGRQFEVTAKKPKQLAQRLSTTSASEPYEEVVQSGSNIEENPYSLPSEHKTKARKNTVSPKTEYSYAKPDSKRATTVESDRLVIAEVTTTKQDDEEIPPGNSENPYAAPEEVKHKNARSVTLPSEYSYARPNVKREMKISGSRLVTGSATMTAQQDDTDSKPNDENDENPYALPDENKTRTTHNAPPSLPPPNAQDSRTQPEQHDQSNADRSAGKSHSSISPSQFTAVKDTYAVANKQSKKKQSTVSHMSVGDSEYAVANIQAKKKQSTVSHMSVGDSEYAVANIQAKKKQSTVSHMSVGDSEYAVSSKLPSGSPKSNRKSAVASKPKHYQTEGTEYTVSAKSQSLPRDAMDATASSVQKKGKSDVKYTDVEIIPPKTKRHVTSEENVEYATIDHTKH from the exons ATGAGTTATCTACTAGCTGCAAAAGAGTCTGACGGTCTACCAATTGCAGTAGTTGCTGGTGGAGCTGCAGGTGGAGTCGTCGTTCTCATTGTCTTTCTAATCATTATCATCGTCACTTGCTATCGAC GTTTTGCACTCGATGAAGATAAGCAACGGTCTCCAGTAGCAAGTGCTACCACAATCGACAATCCCACCTACTGGACAGAAACAAAAAATAGAGAAAGACTGAAACAAAGTCATGTTGACAGCAGTGGACAAACAGCTGCATCCTCATTATGCGAAAATATTAACAAACCGACGGCTATTGTTTCACCCGTGCAACGCCCCACTGCGACCGGAGATGACGGTATAAGAAAAGAAGACCAGTATGATGTGTTGGACCGAAAAATGGATGATGAAGTGATTGTTACAAAACATGACAGTCTAGGCGAACGTTACTCAACGCTAGAAAACAGAaaatacagtgtgtgtgacCGAAAGACGGAAGAAATTCCTGTTACAACAGAAGGCGTTCCATTAGAGGGTTACTCTGTAGTTAAGCGAATGTCGGACAAGAGGCAGAAGAATGCTGATAGCAGTCGTTTAGATGGTCAATATGAAGAAGCAGTGATAAGTG GAGGTTACGAACTCGTAGGCAGTGCAAACAATCCTTCATCAAACGTCCAAACACAAAACGATCTCGAAGAAGATACCCCGTACGCAGTACCAGACAAACCGAAACAAGCAGTAAGTGCGCGTTTGTCTGCGTCTTCGACGGATGGTAGGCAATTTGAAGTTACCGCCAAAAAACCAAAACAGCTCGCACAACGTTTGTCTACAACATCTGCAAGTGAACCATATGAAGAAGTCGTGCAGTCAGGTAGCAATATAGAAGAAAATCCTTACTCTCTACCGAGTGAGCACAAAACTAAGGCTCGTAAGAATACCGTGTCACCAAAAACTGAGTATTCCTACGCCAAGCCTGATTCTAAACGAGCAACGACGGTCGAGAGTGACCGCTTAGTGATAGCAGAAGTTAcgacaacaaaacaagacgATGAAGAAATACCACCAGGAAATAGTGAAAATCCCTACGCTGCACCAGAGGAAGTAAAGCACAAGAACGCCAGAAGTGTTACACTCCCCAGTGAGTACTCCTATGCGAGGCCCAACGTCAAGAGAGAAATGAAGATATCAGGTAGCCGTTTGGTGACCGGATCAGCAACAATGACGGCACAACAAGACGACACGGACAGCAAACCAAATGACGAGAACGATGAGAATCCATATGCTCTACCAGATGAGAACAAAACGAGGACGACTCACAATGCTCCTCCATCACTACCTCCACCAAATGCACAAGATTCTCGCACCCAACCAGAACAACACGATCAGTCCAACGCAGACAGATCTGCTGGTAAAAGTCATTCATCTATCTCTCCCAGCCAATTCACTGCAGTAAAAGACACATACGCTGTTGCCAATAAACAATCTAAGAAGAAACAGTCGACCGTGTCACACATGTCAGTTGGTGACAGTGAATACGCTGTTGCCAACATACAAGCAAAAAAGAAACAGTCGACAGTCTCACATATGTCGGTTGGTGACAGTGAATACGCTGTTGCCAACATACAAGCCAAGAAAAAACAATCAACAGTCTCACATATGTCAGTTGGTGACAGTGAATATGCTGTATCGAGCAAGCTACCATCGGGAAGTCCAAAATCAAACCGAAAATCTGCAGTCGCATCCAAACCAAAGCATTACCAGACGGAAGGGACTGAATATACTGTATCCGCAAAGTCTCAATCTTTGCCTCGCGATGCGATGGATGCAACTGCTTCATCGGTTCAAAAGAAAGGA AAGTCTGACGTGAAGTATACAGACGTGGAGATTATACCGCCGAAAACGAAGCGACACGTGACGTCTGAAGAAAACGTGGAGTACGCCACTATTGACCATACCAAGCACTGA